The following proteins are co-located in the Prionailurus viverrinus isolate Anna chromosome A1, UM_Priviv_1.0, whole genome shotgun sequence genome:
- the THG1L gene encoding probable tRNA(His) guanylyltransferase isoform X3 has translation MTKCAQTVMTELEDIVIAYGQSDEYSFVFKRKSNWFKRRASKFMTHVASQFASSYVFYWRDYFEDQPLLYPPGFDGRVIVYPNNQTLKDYLSWRQADCHVNNLYNTVFWALVQQSGLTPVQAQERLQGTLAADKNEILFSEFNINYNNEPLMYRKGTVLIWQKVGEVTTKEVKLPAEIEGKKMAVTRTRIKPVPLYCDIIGDAFWKEHPEILDEDS, from the exons ATGACCAAATGTGCCCAGACTGTAATGACAGAACTGGAGGATATTGTGATTGCGTATGGACAGAgtgatgagtacagctttgtgTTCAAGCGGAAAAGCAATTGGTTTAAAAGAAGAGCCAG TAAGTTCATGACCCATGTGGCTTCCCAGTTTGCCTCCAGCTATGTGTTTTATTGGCGAGATTACTTTGAGGACCAGCCCCTTCTGTATCCCCCAGGCTTTGATGGAAGAGTCATAGTGTATCCTAACAACCAGACCTTAAAGGACTACCTCAGTTGGCGGCAAGCAGATT GTCACGTCAATAATCTTTATAATACAGTTTTCTGGGCACTTGTACAACAGTCTGGACTAACACCAGTACAAGCCCAAGAGAGATTACAG ggaACTCTTGCAGCAGACAAGaatgagattttgttttctgaattcaACATCAACTACAATAATGAGCCACTGATGTATAGGAAAGGGACTGTGTTGATATGGCAGAAG GTGGGTGAAGTCACAACAAAAGAAGTCAAGCTGCCagcagaaatagaaggaaaaaagatggcGGTGACTCGGACCAGGATTAAGCCAGTGCCTTTATATTGCGATATTATTGGGGATGCTTTCTGGAAGGAACATCCAGAGATCCTAGATGAAGACAGCTGA
- the THG1L gene encoding probable tRNA(His) guanylyltransferase isoform X1, which produces MRTSTTARVATKRHRNFRGEAFLVLPSAGRMWSACNVKVRDCWAVTSVTLRRCLKLGAAMAKSKFEYVRNFEADDTCLAHCWVVVRLDGRNFHRFAEKHNFAKPNDSRALHLMTKCAQTVMTELEDIVIAYGQSDEYSFVFKRKSNWFKRRASKFMTHVASQFASSYVFYWRDYFEDQPLLYPPGFDGRVIVYPNNQTLKDYLSWRQADCHVNNLYNTVFWALVQQSGLTPVQAQERLQGTLAADKNEILFSEFNINYNNEPLMYRKGTVLIWQKVGEVTTKEVKLPAEIEGKKMAVTRTRIKPVPLYCDIIGDAFWKEHPEILDEDS; this is translated from the exons ATGAGGACCTCCACTACAGCTAGAGTGGCCACTAAGAGACACAGGAACTTCCGGGGCGAGGCTTTCTTGGTCCTTCCTTCCGCGGGGCGAATGTGGTCCGCATGCAATGTGAAAGTTCGCGACTGCTGGGCCGTCACTTCCGTTACTCTGAGACGGTGCTTGAAATTGGGGGCGGCCATGGCAAAGAGCAAGTTCGAGTACGTGCGGAACTTCGAGGCTGACGACACCTGCCTGGCCCACTGTTGGGTGGTGGTGCGGCTGGACGGCAGGAATTTCCATCG GTTTGCTGAGAAACACAACTTTGCAAAACCTAATGACAGCCGTGCTCTCCACCTGATGACCAAATGTGCCCAGACTGTAATGACAGAACTGGAGGATATTGTGATTGCGTATGGACAGAgtgatgagtacagctttgtgTTCAAGCGGAAAAGCAATTGGTTTAAAAGAAGAGCCAG TAAGTTCATGACCCATGTGGCTTCCCAGTTTGCCTCCAGCTATGTGTTTTATTGGCGAGATTACTTTGAGGACCAGCCCCTTCTGTATCCCCCAGGCTTTGATGGAAGAGTCATAGTGTATCCTAACAACCAGACCTTAAAGGACTACCTCAGTTGGCGGCAAGCAGATT GTCACGTCAATAATCTTTATAATACAGTTTTCTGGGCACTTGTACAACAGTCTGGACTAACACCAGTACAAGCCCAAGAGAGATTACAG ggaACTCTTGCAGCAGACAAGaatgagattttgttttctgaattcaACATCAACTACAATAATGAGCCACTGATGTATAGGAAAGGGACTGTGTTGATATGGCAGAAG GTGGGTGAAGTCACAACAAAAGAAGTCAAGCTGCCagcagaaatagaaggaaaaaagatggcGGTGACTCGGACCAGGATTAAGCCAGTGCCTTTATATTGCGATATTATTGGGGATGCTTTCTGGAAGGAACATCCAGAGATCCTAGATGAAGACAGCTGA
- the THG1L gene encoding probable tRNA(His) guanylyltransferase isoform X2, with product MSIHIQIFVASRNRLARLCESATFSRKDHKVSSKIKVILLLVPQKIKNRTTLRPSNCTTRFAEKHNFAKPNDSRALHLMTKCAQTVMTELEDIVIAYGQSDEYSFVFKRKSNWFKRRASKFMTHVASQFASSYVFYWRDYFEDQPLLYPPGFDGRVIVYPNNQTLKDYLSWRQADCHVNNLYNTVFWALVQQSGLTPVQAQERLQGTLAADKNEILFSEFNINYNNEPLMYRKGTVLIWQKVGEVTTKEVKLPAEIEGKKMAVTRTRIKPVPLYCDIIGDAFWKEHPEILDEDS from the exons ATGTCCAttcatatacaaatatttgtggCATCTAGGAACAGACTTGCTAGGTTATGCG AGTCAGCAACATTTTCCAGAAAGGACCATAAA GTATCCTCTAAGATTAAAGTTATTCTCCTgctggttcctcaaaaaattaaaaatagaactaccctacgacccagcaactgcactactag GTTTGCTGAGAAACACAACTTTGCAAAACCTAATGACAGCCGTGCTCTCCACCTGATGACCAAATGTGCCCAGACTGTAATGACAGAACTGGAGGATATTGTGATTGCGTATGGACAGAgtgatgagtacagctttgtgTTCAAGCGGAAAAGCAATTGGTTTAAAAGAAGAGCCAG TAAGTTCATGACCCATGTGGCTTCCCAGTTTGCCTCCAGCTATGTGTTTTATTGGCGAGATTACTTTGAGGACCAGCCCCTTCTGTATCCCCCAGGCTTTGATGGAAGAGTCATAGTGTATCCTAACAACCAGACCTTAAAGGACTACCTCAGTTGGCGGCAAGCAGATT GTCACGTCAATAATCTTTATAATACAGTTTTCTGGGCACTTGTACAACAGTCTGGACTAACACCAGTACAAGCCCAAGAGAGATTACAG ggaACTCTTGCAGCAGACAAGaatgagattttgttttctgaattcaACATCAACTACAATAATGAGCCACTGATGTATAGGAAAGGGACTGTGTTGATATGGCAGAAG GTGGGTGAAGTCACAACAAAAGAAGTCAAGCTGCCagcagaaatagaaggaaaaaagatggcGGTGACTCGGACCAGGATTAAGCCAGTGCCTTTATATTGCGATATTATTGGGGATGCTTTCTGGAAGGAACATCCAGAGATCCTAGATGAAGACAGCTGA
- the THG1L gene encoding probable tRNA(His) guanylyltransferase isoform X4 codes for MTHVASQFASSYVFYWRDYFEDQPLLYPPGFDGRVIVYPNNQTLKDYLSWRQADCHVNNLYNTVFWALVQQSGLTPVQAQERLQGTLAADKNEILFSEFNINYNNEPLMYRKGTVLIWQKVGEVTTKEVKLPAEIEGKKMAVTRTRIKPVPLYCDIIGDAFWKEHPEILDEDS; via the exons ATGACCCATGTGGCTTCCCAGTTTGCCTCCAGCTATGTGTTTTATTGGCGAGATTACTTTGAGGACCAGCCCCTTCTGTATCCCCCAGGCTTTGATGGAAGAGTCATAGTGTATCCTAACAACCAGACCTTAAAGGACTACCTCAGTTGGCGGCAAGCAGATT GTCACGTCAATAATCTTTATAATACAGTTTTCTGGGCACTTGTACAACAGTCTGGACTAACACCAGTACAAGCCCAAGAGAGATTACAG ggaACTCTTGCAGCAGACAAGaatgagattttgttttctgaattcaACATCAACTACAATAATGAGCCACTGATGTATAGGAAAGGGACTGTGTTGATATGGCAGAAG GTGGGTGAAGTCACAACAAAAGAAGTCAAGCTGCCagcagaaatagaaggaaaaaagatggcGGTGACTCGGACCAGGATTAAGCCAGTGCCTTTATATTGCGATATTATTGGGGATGCTTTCTGGAAGGAACATCCAGAGATCCTAGATGAAGACAGCTGA
- the THG1L gene encoding probable tRNA(His) guanylyltransferase isoform X5: MDRVMSTALCSSGKAIGLKEEPGFDGRVIVYPNNQTLKDYLSWRQADCHVNNLYNTVFWALVQQSGLTPVQAQERLQGTLAADKNEILFSEFNINYNNEPLMYRKGTVLIWQKVGEVTTKEVKLPAEIEGKKMAVTRTRIKPVPLYCDIIGDAFWKEHPEILDEDS, translated from the exons ATGGACAGAgtgatgagtacagctttgtgTTCAAGCGGAAAAGCAATTGGTTTAAAAGAAGAGCCAG GCTTTGATGGAAGAGTCATAGTGTATCCTAACAACCAGACCTTAAAGGACTACCTCAGTTGGCGGCAAGCAGATT GTCACGTCAATAATCTTTATAATACAGTTTTCTGGGCACTTGTACAACAGTCTGGACTAACACCAGTACAAGCCCAAGAGAGATTACAG ggaACTCTTGCAGCAGACAAGaatgagattttgttttctgaattcaACATCAACTACAATAATGAGCCACTGATGTATAGGAAAGGGACTGTGTTGATATGGCAGAAG GTGGGTGAAGTCACAACAAAAGAAGTCAAGCTGCCagcagaaatagaaggaaaaaagatggcGGTGACTCGGACCAGGATTAAGCCAGTGCCTTTATATTGCGATATTATTGGGGATGCTTTCTGGAAGGAACATCCAGAGATCCTAGATGAAGACAGCTGA
- the SOX30 gene encoding transcription factor SOX-30 isoform X2 yields MERARPEPPLQLRQLPRATPPRPLRPAPPQLPVEGTSFRAAGADLPASPPTPCAAAITTVASSCGEAQASSVQPAARRLLQVKSEQVLLLPPGPPLPQALEEGVVASPSPARLLQLRPELLLLPPPPPASDGAPCRPELHPVQPRALHVKAEKQEPGPGLDPSAGTRRPVEAGHRASREAKVEGAGPTLDCRRGGEKKGRLEAEEVMRDAAKGGEGKNLVAIREGIIKTEEPERLREDCRLGTEPASNGLIHGSKEVILGQPSSAFGPHQQDLRIPLTLHTVPPGARIQFQGPPPSELIRLTKVPLTPVPIKMQSLLEPSVKIETKDVPLTVLPSDAGIPDTPFSKDRNGHVKRPMNAFMVWARIHRPALAKANPAANNAEISVQLGLEWNKLSEEQKKPYYDEAQKIKEKHREEFPGWVYQPRPGKRKRFPLSVSNVFSGTTQNIVSTNPTTIYPYRSPTYSVVIPSLQNTITQPVARALIVGLPLAMEIFQVQCQNALVIMKTGTKNTRLCFQL; encoded by the exons atggagAGAGCCAGGCCAGAGCCGCCGCTTCAGTTGCGCCAACTGCCGCGGGCGACCCCGCCGCGCCCGCTCCGTCCTGCTCCGCCTCAGCTGCCGGTGGAGGGCACCTCTTTTAGGGCTGCAGGCGCGGATCTCCCTGCGTCGCCGCCCACCCCGTGCGCGGCCGCCATTACGACCGTGGCCTCGTCGTGTGGGGAAGCCCAGGCGTCGAGTGTACAGCCCGCGGCACGGCGACTGCTGCAGGTCAAGTCGGAACAGGTGTTGCTGCTGCCACCAGGGCCACCACTGCCTCAGGCCCTGGAAGAAGGCGTCGTTGCTTCACCCTCGCCAGCGAGGCTGCTGCAGCTGAGGCccgagctgctgctgctgccaccgcCGCCGCCCGCGTCGGACGGCGCCCCCTGCAGACCCGAGCTGCACCCGGTGCAGCCCCGGGCGCTGCACGTCAAGGCCGAGAAGCAGGAGCCAGGGCCGGGCTTGGATCCGTCGGCGGGGACTCGAAGGCCTGTGGAGGCCGGCCATAGGGCCTCCAGGGAGGCCAAGGTGGAAGGCGCCGGGCCAACCCTCGACTGCCGCCGCGGGGGCGAGAAGAAGGGCAGATTGGAAGCGGAGGAGGTCATGAGGGATGCAGCGAAAGGCGGGGAAGGTAAAAACCTGGTGGCCATCAGAGAAGGCATCATCAAAACGGAGGAACCCGAGAGACTCCGCGAGGACTGCAGGCTGGGCACTGAGCCCGCATCCAATGGCCTGATCCATGGCAGCAAGGAGGTCATCCTGGGCCAGCCATCCAGTGCCTTTGGGCCACACCAGCAAGACCTCAGGATCCCTTTGACTCTACACACAGTCCCCCCTGGGGCCCGGATCCAGTTTCAGGGACCTCCACCTTCAGAGTTGATACGGTTGACCAAGGTCCCCTTGACACCAGTGCCTATTAAAATGCAATCTTTACTGGAGCCTTCTGTAAAAATTGAAACTAAAGATGTCCCGCTCACCGTGCTTCCCTCAGATGCAG GAATACCAGATACTCCCTTCAGTAAGGACAGAAATGGTCATGTGAAGCGACCCATGAATGCATTTATGGTTTGGGCAAGGATTCACCGGCCAGCACTAGCCAAAGCTAACCCAGCAGCCAACAACGCAGAAATCAGTGTCCAGCTTGGGTTAGAATGGAACAAACTTAGCGAAGAACAAAAGAAACCCTATTATGATGAAGcacaaaagattaaagaaaaacacagagaggAATTTCCTG GTTGGGTTTATCAACCTCGTCCAGGGAAGCGAAAACGCTTCCCTTTAAGTGTTTCCAATGTATTTTCTGGTACCACACAGAATATCGTGTCTACAAATCCTACAACAATATATCCCTATCGCTCACCTACCTACTCTGTGGTAATTCCCAGCCTACAGAATACCATCACTCAACCAGTTG